One genomic segment of Rhinopithecus roxellana isolate Shanxi Qingling chromosome 6, ASM756505v1, whole genome shotgun sequence includes these proteins:
- the LOC104666157 gene encoding LOW QUALITY PROTEIN: uncharacterized protein LOC104666157 (The sequence of the model RefSeq protein was modified relative to this genomic sequence to represent the inferred CDS: inserted 4 bases in 4 codons; substituted 3 bases at 3 genomic stop codons), protein LGSVKGXAGARXLHSLASGATKDSKQDLWSPLHRLWVEPCETDHIQPLRVKTNASFVGCILTERLLGGLCRGWMSRGHPPEPAGGPGSEATRPVVSRLXCRLGERGGSRNTEKVKRQNQGDGVLQRRRNTEAEVQVCRDVDCPARPVGASSELHXFPGYLEPWITLRSATCQLISKLLLAGLRLSREHXGKPCVAGWTQAHLADYSCXCSPVCPQEVRVRLLXFHDHGRRGTNMRVLASPQWWPPRAGATLGEGLGQGTLSLAATAWVNCLIGLATCAHKAEALPAFSSHPALTQGHT, encoded by the exons CTGGGTAGTGTGAAAGGATAGGCTGGAGCTAGGTAGCTACACAGCTTGGCAAGTGGAGCTACCAAGGATTCCAAACAGGACCTCTGGAGTCCTCTCCACCGTTTATGGGTTGAACCATGTGAAACAGACCATATTCAGCCATTAAGGGTCAAGACAAATGCCAGCTTTGTGGGGTGCATCCTCACAGAGAGGCTGCTTGGGGGTCTTTGCAGAGGGTGGATGAGCAGAGGGCATCCTCCAGAgcctgctgggggacccggctCTGAGGCCACCAGGCCAGTGGTGTCCAGACTCTAGTGTAGGCTGGGAGAAAGGGGAGGTTCAAGAAACACGGAGAAGGTGAAGCGGCAGAACCAGGGGGATGGGGTGCTGCAGAGGAGAAGGAACACTGAGGCTGAGGTCCAGGTTTGCAGAGACGTAGACTGTCCTGCCAG GCCTGTGGGTGCCTCGTCTGAGCTAC AATTTCCAGGTTACCTGGAACCGTGGATAACTCTCAGATCAGCAACTTGTCAGTTGATTTCCAAGCTGCTGTTGGCTGGACTCAGGCTCAGCAGGGAGC CTGGCAAGCCCTGTGTTGCGGGCTGGACTCAGGCCCATCTTGCTGATTACTCTT TTTGCTCTCCAGTATGTCCTCAGGAGGTCAGAGTCCGCTTGT ATTTTCATGACCACGGGAGGAGGGGCACCAACATGAGGGTGCTAGCATCTCCTCAGTGGTGGCCTCCCAGGGCTGGGGCAACCCTGGGGGAGGGATTGGGACAGGGAACTCTGTCGCTTGCTGCCACTGCCTGGGTCAACTGCCTGATAGGGTTGGCCACTTGTGCTCACAAGGCTGAGGCCTTACCTGCCTTCTCCTCTCACCCAGCGCTCACGCAAGGACATACCTGA